A genomic stretch from Lathyrus oleraceus cultivar Zhongwan6 chromosome 2, CAAS_Psat_ZW6_1.0, whole genome shotgun sequence includes:
- the LOC127120530 gene encoding aluminum-activated malate transporter 13 isoform X2 translates to MFPIVHVGSGKEMTMGESGKWNKSVHVFGERLKRYPSLGWKVIWNVGYEDPRRVIHAFKVGLSLTLASLLYLLEPIYNEMGQSAIWAVMTVVVVLEFTAGATLCKGLNRGLGTLLAGLLAFMVGYIANASPDRISQAVIIGAAIFFIGEDLHNSTAFKLEGLAKSIEACVNVYFYGETDSPGDSNSSEDPIYKGYKNVLDSKSIDEMLALHASWEPRHSRYCHKFPCQQYVKVGAVLRQFSYTVVALHGCLRSEIQTPRSVRAMFKDPCIRVAAEVSKVLIELSNSIRNRRHCSPEILSDHLHEALQDLNNAIKSQPRLFLGSKHKHNHANNMLKIAAAQVGHQVKASGFSLSSVKTDSSALLEWKTKRDSLMQSKENERKSLRPQLSKIAITSLEFSEALPFAAFASLLVETVAKLDFVIEEIEELGRLSCFEEFRAGDEIVVTCEEPLVDVSRNNLPSHGIE, encoded by the exons ATGTTCCCAATAGTGCATGTTGGAAGTGGCAAAGAAATGACAATGGGTGAGAGTGGGAAGTGGAACAAAAGTGTGCATGTTTTTGGTGAGAGGCTAAAGAGATATCCTAGTTTAGGTTGGAAGGTTATATGGAATGTTGGATATGAAGATCCAAGAAGGGTGATCCATGCATTTAAAGTTGGTTTGTCTCTCACTTTAGCTTCTTTGTTGTATTTGTTGGAGCCAATTTATAATGAGATGGGACAGAGTGCAATTTGGGCTGTCATGACTGTGGTGGTTGTGCTTGAGTTCACTGCCG GAGCAACTTTATGCAAAGGTCTTAACAGAGGATTGGGGACACTATTAGCTGGATTATTGGCATTCATGGTTGGATATATTGCAAATGCATCACCTGATAGAATCTCTCAAGCTGTTATCATTGGTGCTGCAATTTTTTTTATAG GAGAAGATCTCCATAATTCTACTGCTTTCAAGCTTGAAGGACTTGCCAAATCTATCGAGG CTTGTGTCAATGTATACTTTTATGGCGAAACCGATAGCCCTGGAGATAGCAACTCGTCCGAGGATCCGATATACAAAGGTTATAAGAATGTTTTGGATTCAAAATCCATTGATGAAATGCTG GCATTGCATGCAAGTTGGGAGCCAAGGCATTCTAGGTACTGTCACAAGTTTCCATGTCAACAGTATGTAAAAGTCGGAGCTGTTCTTCGCCAATTCAGTTACACCGTGGTCGCTCTACATGGCTGTTTGAGATCAGAAATTCAG ACACCAAGATCAGTTAGAGCTATGTTTAAGGATCCATGCATAAGGGTTGCAGCAGAAGTATCAAAAGTATTGATAGAACTTTCCAACAGCATAAGAAACCGTCGACATTGCTCGCCTGAAATACTGTCTGATCATCTTCATGAAGCTCTGCAGGATCTCAACAATGCGATAAAGTCTCAACCTCGTCTCTTCTTAGGCTCAAAGCACAAACACAACCATGCAAACAACATGCTCAAAATAGCTGCTGCACAAGTCGGTCACCAAGTAAAAGCCTCTGGATTCTCTTTATCGAGTGTTAAAACCGACTCTTCCGCGTTGCTTGAATGGAAAACAAAAAGAGATTCGTTAATGCAATCGAAGGAAAACGAAAGAAAATCTTTGAGACCTCAATTGAGTAAAATTGCTATTACTAGTCTTGAATTCTCCGAGGCGCTTCCTTTTGCTGCTTTTGCATCTTTGCTTGTGGAAACAGTTGCGAAATTGGATTTCGTTATCGAGGAAATTGAAGAACTTGGAAGATTATCTTGCTTTGAAGAGTTTAGAGCTGGTGATGAGATTGTTGTGACTTGTGAGGAGCCTCTAGTTGATGTTTCGCGGAACAACTTACCTTCACATGGAATTGAATAG
- the LOC127120530 gene encoding aluminum-activated malate transporter 12 isoform X1: MFPIVHVGSGKEMTMGESGKWNKSVHVFGERLKRYPSLGWKVIWNVGYEDPRRVIHAFKVGLSLTLASLLYLLEPIYNEMGQSAIWAVMTVVVVLEFTAGATLCKGLNRGLGTLLAGLLAFMVGYIANASPDRISQAVIIGAAIFFIGALATYMRFIPYIKKNYDYGLVIFLMTFNLIALSSYRVENVLKIAHDRLFTIAVGCAICLIMSLLMFPNWSGEDLHNSTAFKLEGLAKSIEACVNVYFYGETDSPGDSNSSEDPIYKGYKNVLDSKSIDEMLALHASWEPRHSRYCHKFPCQQYVKVGAVLRQFSYTVVALHGCLRSEIQTPRSVRAMFKDPCIRVAAEVSKVLIELSNSIRNRRHCSPEILSDHLHEALQDLNNAIKSQPRLFLGSKHKHNHANNMLKIAAAQVGHQVKASGFSLSSVKTDSSALLEWKTKRDSLMQSKENERKSLRPQLSKIAITSLEFSEALPFAAFASLLVETVAKLDFVIEEIEELGRLSCFEEFRAGDEIVVTCEEPLVDVSRNNLPSHGIE; this comes from the exons ATGTTCCCAATAGTGCATGTTGGAAGTGGCAAAGAAATGACAATGGGTGAGAGTGGGAAGTGGAACAAAAGTGTGCATGTTTTTGGTGAGAGGCTAAAGAGATATCCTAGTTTAGGTTGGAAGGTTATATGGAATGTTGGATATGAAGATCCAAGAAGGGTGATCCATGCATTTAAAGTTGGTTTGTCTCTCACTTTAGCTTCTTTGTTGTATTTGTTGGAGCCAATTTATAATGAGATGGGACAGAGTGCAATTTGGGCTGTCATGACTGTGGTGGTTGTGCTTGAGTTCACTGCCG GAGCAACTTTATGCAAAGGTCTTAACAGAGGATTGGGGACACTATTAGCTGGATTATTGGCATTCATGGTTGGATATATTGCAAATGCATCACCTGATAGAATCTCTCAAGCTGTTATCATTGGTGCTGCAATTTTTTTTATAG GAGCTTTAGCTACTTATATGAGATTCATTCCTTATATAAAGAAGAACTATGACTATGGTCTAGTTATATTTCTCATGACTTTTAATTTGATTGCTTTGTCAAGCTATCGTGTGGAAAATGTCTTGAAGATAGCACACGATCGCTTATTCACTATTGCCGTAGGTTGTGCCATTTGCCTTATAATGAGCCTGCTGATGTTTCCAAATTGGTCAGGAGAAGATCTCCATAATTCTACTGCTTTCAAGCTTGAAGGACTTGCCAAATCTATCGAGG CTTGTGTCAATGTATACTTTTATGGCGAAACCGATAGCCCTGGAGATAGCAACTCGTCCGAGGATCCGATATACAAAGGTTATAAGAATGTTTTGGATTCAAAATCCATTGATGAAATGCTG GCATTGCATGCAAGTTGGGAGCCAAGGCATTCTAGGTACTGTCACAAGTTTCCATGTCAACAGTATGTAAAAGTCGGAGCTGTTCTTCGCCAATTCAGTTACACCGTGGTCGCTCTACATGGCTGTTTGAGATCAGAAATTCAG ACACCAAGATCAGTTAGAGCTATGTTTAAGGATCCATGCATAAGGGTTGCAGCAGAAGTATCAAAAGTATTGATAGAACTTTCCAACAGCATAAGAAACCGTCGACATTGCTCGCCTGAAATACTGTCTGATCATCTTCATGAAGCTCTGCAGGATCTCAACAATGCGATAAAGTCTCAACCTCGTCTCTTCTTAGGCTCAAAGCACAAACACAACCATGCAAACAACATGCTCAAAATAGCTGCTGCACAAGTCGGTCACCAAGTAAAAGCCTCTGGATTCTCTTTATCGAGTGTTAAAACCGACTCTTCCGCGTTGCTTGAATGGAAAACAAAAAGAGATTCGTTAATGCAATCGAAGGAAAACGAAAGAAAATCTTTGAGACCTCAATTGAGTAAAATTGCTATTACTAGTCTTGAATTCTCCGAGGCGCTTCCTTTTGCTGCTTTTGCATCTTTGCTTGTGGAAACAGTTGCGAAATTGGATTTCGTTATCGAGGAAATTGAAGAACTTGGAAGATTATCTTGCTTTGAAGAGTTTAGAGCTGGTGATGAGATTGTTGTGACTTGTGAGGAGCCTCTAGTTGATGTTTCGCGGAACAACTTACCTTCACATGGAATTGAATAG
- the LOC127120531 gene encoding uncharacterized protein LOC127120531: MGLFRKFFGFLGFTKDDDHDHESKDDNHDQPSGQSLPTNFRVRDTGIPRRGFSVPVQVVQDRPQLGPILTPSVSGDGGVQGLGWYAKQLRIDEDGDIANKFLDEVSSETPAFAAVHHKATARFKLKHDTRPVKVKKQVLSSDGKFQQCVEHQGMLQWV, encoded by the exons ATGGGACTTTTCAGAAAGTTTTTTGGATTCTTAGGGTTTACTAAAGACGATGACCACGATCACGAATCCAAGGATGATAACCACGATCAACCCTCCGGTCAATCTCTTCCGACGAACTTTCGCGTCAGAGACACCGGTATTCCTCGTAGAGGCTTTAGCGTCCCTGTTCAGGTTGTCCAAGATCGTCCTCAACTTGGTCCCATTCTCACTCCTTCCGTCTCCGGCGACGGCGGAGTTCAG GGTCTGGGTTGGTATGCAAAGCAGCTAAGGATAGATGAAGATGGAGATATAGCAAATAAATTCCTTGACGAGGTTTCATCAGAGACTCCTGCATTTGCTGCAGTTCATCATAAAGCAACAGCAAGGTTTAAACTGAAGCATGACACTAGGCCAGTTAAAGTGAAGAAACAGGTCCTATCATCAGATGGGAAATTTCAGCAATGTGTGGAACACCAGGGAATGTTGCAGTGGGTATAA